One Obesumbacterium proteus DNA window includes the following coding sequences:
- a CDS encoding YfcL family protein produces MIADFETRILALIDDMVEHASDDELFAGGYLRGHLTLAVAELEAEGEHTPAALNDAVQHSLDKAIKAGELSPPDQILVNNMWESLFAKVSG; encoded by the coding sequence ATGATCGCAGATTTTGAAACCCGCATTCTGGCGCTGATTGATGACATGGTTGAACACGCCAGTGATGACGAATTATTTGCCGGAGGCTATCTGCGTGGGCATTTAACGTTGGCAGTGGCTGAATTGGAAGCTGAAGGCGAACATACGCCAGCGGCGCTCAATGACGCGGTTCAGCACAGCTTGGATAAAGCCATTAAAGCCGGTGAGCTTTCGCCACCCGACCAGATTCTGGTGAACAATATGTGGGAATCGCTGTTTGCTAAGGTTTCTGGTTAA
- a CDS encoding protein-disulfide reductase DsbD family protein: MFLFFRALAFSLCLWLPISWAADSGWLQNPQNDHAQVRISSNQPENGMVRLLLDVKLNDGWKTYWRSPGEGGIAPEIKWQTPIENMHWGWPTPQRFDVSGISTQGYHGDTVFPITVNVPATAQRLQGVLTLSTCSNVCVLSDFPFDLDLTQATPPEFEHAFIRAQGTLPLTEGMVNHVKAGYHSGELRVSAEREEGWQKPEIFFDVPDGADFAKPKIQIDGSRIVATVRVTDGWEGNAPDLHGQKLSMVFSDAGIAQQAILTVDDQLPAPVTPSLALSTAILFALLGGLILNLMPCVLPVLAMKLGSVLQLENRESRVVRRQFMASATGILVSFWALAGVMTALRLSQKAVGWGIQFQSPWFIGLMVVVTALFSANLLGFFSIRLGSNTTTRIATAGGNGNSSHFWQGVFATLLATPCSAPFLGTALAFALAAPMTDLWLVFTALGIGMSLPWLLIAAFPIAAKMLPKPGQWMNRLRIVLGMMMLASSLWLISLLTAHVGTLIAWSLGALLLVVLLILTGIHYGRRQLLIWGAVLLLLSGAALAAGALTAEHWRTPMTDSVQWQPLSEEAISQALGQNKRVFVDVTADWCVTCKANKYNVLLRDDVQKALSEPDVVALRGDWTTPSPAINQFLKQRGAVAVPFNQIYGPSLPSGEVLSPLLDRQTLLKTLSNAKE; encoded by the coding sequence ATGTTCCTATTTTTTAGGGCGCTGGCGTTTAGCCTGTGCCTCTGGTTGCCTATCTCTTGGGCGGCCGATAGTGGATGGTTGCAGAATCCACAAAACGATCATGCGCAGGTACGCATTAGCTCAAACCAGCCTGAAAACGGTATGGTTCGCCTTTTGCTTGATGTGAAGCTTAACGACGGTTGGAAAACCTATTGGCGTTCACCGGGCGAGGGCGGTATTGCGCCTGAAATCAAATGGCAAACGCCAATTGAAAATATGCACTGGGGATGGCCAACGCCGCAGCGCTTTGACGTTTCGGGCATTTCAACTCAGGGATATCACGGCGATACCGTATTTCCTATCACCGTCAATGTTCCAGCAACCGCCCAACGGCTTCAAGGTGTGCTGACACTATCTACCTGCAGCAACGTCTGTGTATTAAGTGATTTCCCTTTTGATTTGGATCTTACGCAGGCGACACCACCGGAGTTTGAGCATGCTTTTATACGTGCTCAGGGAACGCTGCCGCTGACGGAGGGTATGGTCAATCACGTTAAAGCCGGTTATCACAGCGGCGAACTGCGTGTGAGTGCCGAAAGAGAAGAGGGATGGCAAAAGCCAGAAATTTTCTTTGATGTGCCAGACGGCGCTGATTTTGCCAAGCCCAAAATCCAAATTGACGGTAGCCGTATTGTTGCCACGGTGCGCGTGACCGACGGTTGGGAAGGCAATGCGCCCGATCTTCACGGGCAAAAATTGAGTATGGTCTTCAGCGATGCGGGTATTGCGCAGCAGGCTATTCTCACCGTTGACGATCAATTGCCAGCTCCGGTTACCCCCTCCTTAGCGCTCTCAACGGCAATCCTATTTGCCTTACTGGGTGGGCTGATACTTAACCTGATGCCTTGTGTTTTACCTGTTTTAGCCATGAAGCTTGGATCGGTTTTGCAGTTGGAGAACCGTGAAAGTCGGGTCGTCCGTCGCCAATTTATGGCCTCGGCTACCGGTATTTTAGTGTCATTTTGGGCATTGGCCGGTGTGATGACGGCGCTGAGATTAAGCCAAAAAGCGGTTGGTTGGGGGATCCAATTCCAAAGCCCGTGGTTTATTGGGCTGATGGTGGTGGTCACGGCATTATTTAGTGCCAACTTGCTCGGCTTCTTTTCCATTCGCTTAGGCAGCAATACCACCACGCGGATAGCAACAGCCGGAGGCAACGGTAACAGCAGTCATTTCTGGCAGGGCGTTTTCGCCACGTTATTAGCCACGCCTTGCTCGGCGCCGTTTTTAGGCACGGCACTGGCTTTTGCGCTGGCGGCGCCGATGACCGATCTCTGGTTGGTGTTTACGGCTTTGGGTATTGGCATGAGTTTGCCGTGGCTGCTGATTGCCGCTTTCCCAATCGCCGCAAAAATGCTGCCGAAGCCAGGACAATGGATGAACCGTTTACGCATTGTGCTGGGAATGATGATGCTGGCCTCAAGCCTGTGGCTGATTAGCCTGTTGACTGCGCATGTTGGAACGCTGATTGCGTGGTCTTTGGGGGCTCTGTTGCTGGTGGTTTTGCTAATTCTTACTGGCATTCATTACGGACGTCGGCAGTTGCTGATCTGGGGAGCCGTATTGCTCTTGCTGAGCGGCGCGGCGCTCGCGGCAGGCGCGTTAACCGCTGAGCATTGGCGCACGCCGATGACCGATAGTGTGCAGTGGCAGCCTTTAAGTGAAGAGGCCATTTCACAGGCGTTAGGCCAAAACAAGAGGGTGTTTGTTGATGTCACGGCAGACTGGTGTGTCACCTGCAAAGCCAATAAATACAACGTATTGCTACGTGATGATGTACAGAAAGCCTTGAGTGAGCCGGATGTTGTGGCTCTACGAGGTGACTGGACGACGCCATCACCTGCAATCAATCAATTCCTTAAACAACGCGGCGCAGTCGCGGTTCCGTTTAATCAAATTTATGGTCCAAGCCTGCCAAGCGGTGAGGTGCTTTCCCCACTGCTCGATCGTCAAACCCTACTTAAAACGCTGTCGAATGCGAAGGAATAA
- a CDS encoding copper resistance protein → MVERQRVAKWFLILACLVVLTCTTQRMAGMHMLSKYLPTDVTATQTTGESQVSDSQESPISPCELSAKSLLAANSMAVEHLFFALLLFVALLLEPARQLRLLIPPLRAVSLPRLRVHLRLCVFRE, encoded by the coding sequence ATGGTTGAACGGCAGCGTGTGGCTAAGTGGTTCCTAATATTGGCTTGTCTGGTTGTACTCACGTGTACAACTCAGCGCATGGCCGGTATGCACATGCTCAGTAAATACCTTCCCACTGATGTTACGGCGACTCAAACTACTGGCGAATCACAGGTCAGTGATAGCCAAGAAAGCCCCATTTCTCCCTGTGAGCTCAGTGCTAAGTCATTGCTTGCGGCTAACAGCATGGCGGTTGAACATCTATTTTTTGCGTTGCTGCTGTTCGTTGCTTTATTGCTTGAGCCCGCACGGCAGCTACGATTACTCATTCCCCCTCTACGGGCGGTTTCTTTACCCCGCTTGCGGGTACATCTCCGGCTGTGTGTCTTCCGAGAATAA
- a CDS encoding VOC family protein: MTHKNNRLRIARPTNHLNLIAQMYCKGLDFDVLGHFNDHQGFDGVIIGHPQHAYHLEFTHHRGTTVPDAPTADNLLVFYILDEAEWRAACTKMELAGFLVVVSYNPYWDQHGKTFADLDGYRVVLQNTDWDR, encoded by the coding sequence ATGACACATAAAAATAATCGCTTACGTATCGCAAGGCCGACAAACCATCTAAATCTTATCGCGCAGATGTACTGCAAAGGACTCGATTTCGACGTGTTGGGCCATTTTAACGATCATCAGGGATTCGACGGCGTGATAATAGGGCATCCCCAGCATGCCTACCATCTTGAGTTTACGCATCACCGTGGAACTACGGTTCCAGATGCGCCAACGGCGGATAATTTGCTGGTGTTCTATATTCTGGATGAAGCCGAATGGCGAGCAGCCTGCACAAAAATGGAGCTGGCTGGATTTCTGGTTGTGGTTTCATATAACCCATATTGGGATCAACATGGAAAAACGTTTGCCGATCTCGATGGTTATCGCGTTGTGCTACAGAATACGGATTGGGATCGATGA
- a CDS encoding elongation factor P hydroxylase codes for MSQTHHFQQLIDLFNQTFSDDYQTQLVAGDDEPIYLPADETSPFHRIVFAHGFYASALHEISHWCIAGEARRQQVDYGYWYCPDGRDAKTQCEFEVVEIKPQAFDWLFCEAAGYPFNVSCDNLEGDFDPDRIAFQRKVREQVLWYLENGIPERPARFIQALQSFYNTPTLTADRFPYPEDL; via the coding sequence ATGTCTCAAACTCACCATTTTCAGCAATTAATCGATCTGTTCAATCAGACCTTCAGTGACGACTATCAAACACAGCTTGTAGCCGGTGATGATGAGCCGATCTATCTGCCCGCTGATGAAACATCACCTTTTCACCGTATCGTTTTTGCCCATGGTTTTTACGCTAGCGCCCTGCATGAGATTTCTCACTGGTGTATTGCCGGTGAAGCGCGTCGTCAGCAGGTTGACTATGGTTATTGGTATTGCCCAGACGGTCGTGATGCCAAAACCCAGTGTGAATTTGAGGTAGTAGAGATTAAACCGCAGGCGTTTGACTGGTTATTCTGCGAAGCAGCAGGCTATCCGTTTAACGTCAGTTGCGACAATCTTGAGGGGGATTTCGATCCCGATCGCATCGCGTTCCAGCGAAAAGTGCGTGAACAGGTTCTCTGGTATTTGGAAAACGGCATTCCAGAACGTCCAGCGCGCTTTATTCAAGCGTTACAATCGTTTTACAATACGCCAACGCTAACCGCTGATAGGTTCCCCTATCCGGAAGATTTATAA
- the fabB gene encoding beta-ketoacyl-ACP synthase I, with translation MKRAVITGLGVVSSIGNNQQEVLASLKEGRSGITFAPELKEAGMRSHVWGNIKLDTTGMIDRKVMRFMSDASIYAYLSMQEAIKDSGLADDMVSNDRTGLIVGSGGGSPRNQVAGADGMRSRGLRGVGPYMVTKAMGSGVSACLATPFKIRGVNYSISSACATSAHCIGNAVEMIQLGKQDVVFAGGGEELCWELACEFDAMGALSTQYNETPDKASRTYDTKRDGFVISGGGGIVVVEELEHALARGAHIYAEIVGYGATSDGYDMVAPSGEGAARCMRMAMKDLDAPVDYLNVHGTSTPVGDVKELGAIREVFGDNTPAISSTKAMTGHALGAAGVHEAIYTLLMLEHGFVAPSINIEELDEQAQGMNIVTEPTQRDLNTVMSNSFGFGGTNATLVMKKYQK, from the coding sequence ATGAAACGTGCAGTAATTACTGGCTTGGGCGTTGTTTCCAGCATCGGTAACAACCAGCAGGAGGTTCTGGCGTCTCTGAAAGAAGGGCGTTCGGGTATCACCTTCGCGCCTGAACTTAAAGAGGCCGGTATGCGTAGCCACGTATGGGGCAACATCAAGCTGGATACCACCGGCATGATTGACCGTAAAGTGATGCGCTTCATGAGTGATGCATCTATTTACGCTTACCTCTCCATGCAGGAAGCGATCAAAGATTCTGGTTTAGCCGATGATATGGTTTCTAACGACCGTACTGGCCTGATCGTCGGTTCCGGCGGTGGTTCTCCACGCAATCAGGTTGCAGGCGCTGACGGCATGCGTTCACGCGGTCTGCGTGGCGTGGGTCCATACATGGTGACCAAAGCAATGGGTTCTGGCGTGTCTGCTTGCTTGGCAACACCGTTCAAAATCCGTGGCGTTAACTATTCCATCAGCTCTGCGTGTGCGACTTCCGCTCACTGTATCGGTAACGCGGTAGAGATGATTCAATTAGGTAAACAAGACGTTGTGTTTGCTGGCGGCGGCGAAGAGCTGTGCTGGGAACTGGCTTGTGAATTTGATGCAATGGGCGCGTTGTCTACTCAGTACAACGAAACCCCAGATAAAGCATCACGTACTTATGACACCAAACGTGACGGTTTCGTTATCTCTGGCGGCGGCGGTATCGTTGTTGTTGAAGAGCTGGAACACGCTCTGGCGCGTGGCGCACATATCTATGCTGAAATCGTTGGCTACGGCGCAACTTCAGACGGCTACGATATGGTTGCTCCATCAGGCGAAGGTGCAGCACGCTGCATGCGTATGGCGATGAAAGATCTGGATGCGCCAGTGGATTACCTGAACGTACACGGTACTTCTACTCCGGTAGGTGACGTGAAAGAACTGGGTGCGATCCGTGAAGTCTTCGGCGACAACACTCCAGCAATTTCTTCAACCAAAGCCATGACCGGTCATGCTCTGGGTGCCGCTGGTGTTCACGAAGCTATCTACACTTTGCTGATGTTGGAACACGGCTTTGTCGCGCCAAGCATCAACATTGAAGAGCTGGACGAGCAGGCTCAGGGTATGAACATCGTGACTGAACCAACTCAGCGCGATCTGAATACCGTGATGTCTAACAGCTTTGGCTTCGGTGGTACTAACGCCACGCTAGTCATGAAAAAATACCAGAAGTAA
- a CDS encoding DUF4186 domain-containing protein, translated as MYQSAENIWARLQRSPFRMKFHLNAKDSAYLQQKGTAVILSHAYDFIDTRLAPAFPENDGKQTPMRGHPVFVAQHATATCCRGCLEKWHRIPQGKALNEEEKQYVVNFIAHWIESETSGHP; from the coding sequence GTGTATCAGTCTGCTGAAAATATCTGGGCGCGCCTACAGCGCTCCCCTTTTCGCATGAAGTTTCATCTCAACGCCAAAGACAGTGCCTACCTACAGCAAAAAGGCACCGCGGTGATTTTGTCCCATGCCTATGATTTTATAGATACCCGTTTAGCGCCTGCGTTTCCTGAAAACGATGGCAAACAAACCCCAATGCGTGGGCATCCGGTATTTGTAGCACAGCACGCGACGGCAACCTGCTGTCGAGGATGTTTAGAAAAATGGCATCGCATTCCACAGGGAAAAGCGTTAAACGAAGAAGAAAAACAATACGTTGTGAATTTTATCGCGCACTGGATTGAGAGTGAAACCAGCGGCCACCCGTAG
- the asr gene encoding acid resistance repetitive basic protein Asr produces the protein MKKVLALVVAATMGLSSVAFAAETTAAPAAASSTTAAAPAAKATSTTHHKKAKHHKKATTEQKAQAAKKAKHAKKAAPVAQKAQAAKKAQHHKKAAPVAQKAQAAKKAQHHKKAAPVAQKAQAAKKAQHHKKAAPATAAAPKA, from the coding sequence ATGAAAAAAGTTTTAGCTCTGGTTGTTGCTGCTACTATGGGTCTGTCTTCTGTTGCTTTCGCTGCTGAAACAACCGCTGCGCCAGCTGCTGCGTCTTCAACGACCGCTGCTGCACCTGCTGCCAAAGCAACTAGCACCACTCACCACAAAAAAGCGAAGCACCACAAAAAAGCAACCACCGAGCAAAAAGCTCAGGCTGCGAAAAAAGCCAAACACGCTAAAAAAGCAGCGCCGGTAGCTCAGAAAGCTCAGGCTGCTAAAAAAGCTCAACACCACAAAAAAGCAGCACCAGTAGCTCAGAAAGCTCAGGCTGCTAAAAAAGCTCAGCACCACAAAAAAGCAGCGCCAGTAGCTCAGAAAGCTCAGGCTGCTAAAAAAGCTCAGCATCACAAAAAAGCAGCACCAGCTACTGCTGCAGCACCAAAAGCCTAA
- a CDS encoding aspartate/glutamate racemase family protein: MQHTIGILGGMGPAATADMLSKFVHFRHVGQDQQHIPIIACSIPDIPDRSACLLSGGPSPYDYLERYLHMLESAGAECIVIPCNTAHYWFDRLQHSAHVEMINILDATLAELPHHSQTIGLLATDATLATGLYQRRLVQQGKTLYVPEESHQREVMQAIYAYKAGDLLLSQTLLFPQIEALIERGVDTLIMGCTEIPLIINTEVARFNCAFIDSTAALVRAAIRWYEEKNGETASVERPELLGVE; this comes from the coding sequence ATGCAGCACACGATAGGTATTCTCGGTGGGATGGGCCCCGCCGCCACGGCAGATATGCTGAGCAAATTCGTGCATTTTCGGCATGTAGGGCAAGATCAGCAGCATATTCCAATTATTGCCTGCTCAATTCCGGATATTCCCGACCGCAGCGCGTGCCTGCTTTCCGGTGGCCCTTCGCCCTATGATTATCTGGAACGCTATCTGCATATGCTTGAGAGCGCAGGCGCTGAGTGCATTGTCATTCCCTGCAACACCGCGCATTACTGGTTTGACCGCCTTCAGCACAGCGCCCATGTTGAGATGATTAATATTCTGGATGCCACATTAGCCGAACTGCCTCACCACAGCCAAACAATAGGATTGCTGGCGACCGATGCCACGCTGGCTACCGGGCTTTATCAACGTAGATTGGTGCAGCAAGGAAAAACGCTTTATGTCCCTGAAGAGAGCCATCAGCGCGAAGTCATGCAGGCGATTTATGCCTACAAAGCAGGCGATCTTTTGCTTTCTCAGACGCTGTTGTTTCCACAGATTGAAGCATTGATTGAACGTGGCGTAGATACGCTGATTATGGGCTGTACGGAAATCCCACTGATTATCAACACGGAGGTAGCGCGGTTTAACTGTGCCTTTATCGACTCAACAGCCGCACTGGTACGGGCAGCAATTCGCTGGTACGAAGAAAAAAATGGGGAAACGGCTTCCGTTGAACGCCCTGAATTACTCGGTGTGGAATAG
- a CDS encoding sulfite exporter TauE/SafE family protein: MMDLISGLPVSPELLGILFFVAMLAGFIDSIAGGGGLLTVPALLAVGVPPAQALATNKLQSVGGSFSASLYFIRRKAVDLNDQKLVIALTFVGSMIGSILVQNIRADILRQLLPLLVAGIGVYFLLTPRLGESDRLRRLSYIPFAIVAGGCVGFYDGFFGPGAGSFYALAYVTLCGFNLAKSTAHAKVLNFTSNVAALMFFIIGGKVIWSIGLVMLVGQVIGARSGAKMVLSKGQKLIRPMIVFVSLAMTCKLMYDNHGPEIMQWLGHWF, encoded by the coding sequence ATGATGGATTTAATCAGTGGGCTGCCGGTAAGTCCTGAACTATTAGGGATACTCTTTTTCGTCGCGATGCTGGCGGGATTTATCGATTCTATTGCTGGAGGCGGTGGGCTATTAACCGTTCCCGCGCTGTTAGCCGTCGGCGTACCGCCAGCGCAGGCGTTAGCAACCAATAAGCTGCAATCGGTGGGCGGCTCGTTTTCTGCCAGTCTGTATTTTATCCGCCGTAAAGCCGTTGACTTAAATGACCAAAAACTGGTGATTGCGTTGACCTTTGTGGGGTCAATGATCGGCTCGATTCTGGTACAGAATATTCGGGCGGATATTCTACGCCAGCTGCTGCCGCTGTTGGTGGCGGGAATCGGCGTCTATTTCCTGCTCACGCCGCGATTAGGTGAATCCGATCGCCTACGCCGGTTGTCGTATATCCCGTTTGCTATCGTGGCTGGCGGCTGTGTGGGCTTTTATGACGGCTTTTTTGGCCCTGGTGCGGGTTCGTTCTACGCGCTGGCCTACGTCACGCTATGCGGATTTAATCTCGCCAAATCTACGGCGCATGCCAAAGTTTTGAATTTTACATCCAACGTGGCCGCGCTGATGTTTTTTATCATCGGCGGCAAAGTTATTTGGTCGATTGGTTTGGTGATGCTGGTGGGGCAGGTGATTGGCGCCAGATCCGGCGCAAAAATGGTGCTGAGTAAAGGGCAAAAGCTGATAAGACCGATGATCGTTTTTGTGTCTTTAGCGATGACCTGCAAGTTGATGTATGACAACCACGGGCCAGAAATTATGCAATGGCTAGGTCATTGGTTCTGA
- the mnmC gene encoding bifunctional tRNA (5-methylaminomethyl-2-thiouridine)(34)-methyltransferase MnmD/FAD-dependent 5-carboxymethylaminomethyl-2-thiouridine(34) oxidoreductase MnmC — protein MSNSIIQNAKLSWNEQGTPVSQQFDDVYFSNQDGLSETRYVFLQGNHLAERWLQAQECTFTVAETGFGTGLNFLTLWQAFDAFEQQHPDSTFKHLHYVSFEKYPLLADDLAAAHARWPELKHFSEQLCAVWPAALPGCHRVILANGRITLDLWFGDVNELIHALPYSLNEQIDAWFLDGFAPSKNPDMWTPELFDTMVKLARKDGTFATFTAAGFVRRGLQEAGFNVLRVKGFGQKREMLTGNRAERESPSSPAPWFDRPKAQNTHDIALIGGGIASALAALALLKRGSHVTLYCADPKPALGASGNRQGALYPLLNGRNNALERFFISAFAFARRQYDELLSCGLTFDHQWCGVSQLCWDEKSSDKITQILTTDWPQWLAEKGDAATLTQLAGLDIPHDGVTYGAGGWLCPLQLTQAVIDLAQSQGLVTHFNADLTDLTHDDNGWRLAFSNGEVKQHGCVVLANGHRLSHFTQTEALPLSAVRGQVSHIPTNAVLGQLKQVLCYDGYLTPVNPANQHHCIGASYQRNQTDLDFSAADQQENRDRLLKCLPQVEWPKQVDISDNEARVGVRCAIRDHMPMVGAVPNYTATLENYQDLMTKKSTPESLLSAPVYPDLFMIGGLGSRGLCSAPLCAEVLAAQIYGEAIPLEQDVLDALNPNRMWVRKLLKGKAV, from the coding sequence GTGAGCAATTCAATTATTCAGAATGCAAAATTAAGCTGGAATGAACAGGGAACACCGGTTTCGCAACAGTTTGATGATGTTTATTTTTCCAATCAGGACGGGCTTTCAGAAACTCGTTACGTATTCTTACAGGGTAATCATCTAGCAGAACGCTGGCTACAAGCACAAGAGTGTACTTTCACCGTGGCGGAAACGGGGTTTGGCACCGGCCTTAACTTTTTAACCCTGTGGCAAGCCTTTGATGCCTTTGAACAACAGCATCCTGACAGCACATTTAAACACCTTCACTATGTCAGCTTCGAAAAATACCCGTTACTGGCTGACGATCTTGCCGCTGCTCACGCGCGCTGGCCTGAATTAAAACATTTCAGTGAACAACTGTGCGCTGTTTGGCCAGCCGCACTTCCAGGTTGTCACCGCGTAATTCTGGCCAATGGCCGGATCACGCTTGATTTATGGTTTGGCGACGTCAATGAGCTTATTCACGCGTTGCCGTACAGCCTTAACGAACAGATCGATGCTTGGTTTCTAGACGGCTTTGCTCCCTCAAAAAACCCAGATATGTGGACGCCTGAGCTGTTTGACACCATGGTCAAACTGGCAAGAAAAGACGGCACGTTTGCCACGTTTACCGCCGCAGGCTTTGTGCGTCGTGGTTTACAGGAGGCGGGTTTTAACGTGCTGCGCGTTAAAGGCTTTGGTCAGAAACGTGAAATGCTGACGGGGAACCGTGCAGAGAGGGAATCCCCCTCTTCGCCAGCGCCATGGTTTGATCGCCCCAAGGCACAAAACACCCACGACATAGCCCTCATCGGCGGCGGTATCGCCTCCGCGCTAGCGGCCTTGGCGTTACTTAAACGAGGCAGTCATGTCACGCTATACTGCGCCGATCCTAAGCCTGCCCTTGGCGCATCGGGCAATCGTCAAGGTGCCCTCTATCCGCTGCTTAACGGCCGCAACAATGCGTTAGAGCGCTTTTTCATTAGCGCCTTCGCCTTTGCGCGTCGCCAATATGATGAATTGCTAAGCTGTGGTCTTACGTTTGATCACCAATGGTGCGGCGTTAGCCAGCTGTGCTGGGATGAAAAAAGCAGCGATAAAATCACCCAGATATTAACCACTGACTGGCCACAATGGCTGGCCGAAAAAGGCGACGCGGCCACGCTCACACAGCTTGCAGGGTTGGATATTCCTCATGATGGCGTGACCTACGGTGCCGGTGGCTGGCTTTGCCCTTTACAGCTTACTCAAGCCGTGATTGATTTAGCTCAGTCACAGGGATTAGTCACCCACTTTAACGCCGATCTCACGGATCTGACACACGATGACAATGGCTGGCGACTGGCTTTCAGCAATGGCGAGGTAAAACAGCACGGCTGTGTGGTTTTAGCTAACGGGCATCGCTTAAGTCATTTCACGCAAACCGAGGCGCTACCGCTTTCGGCGGTGCGCGGTCAGGTGAGTCATATTCCGACTAATGCGGTTTTAGGCCAGCTCAAGCAGGTTTTGTGTTATGACGGATATTTAACGCCGGTTAACCCTGCCAATCAGCACCACTGCATTGGTGCCAGCTATCAGCGCAATCAAACCGATCTGGATTTCTCTGCAGCCGATCAACAAGAAAATCGCGACCGCTTATTGAAATGCCTTCCTCAGGTTGAATGGCCGAAACAAGTCGATATCAGCGACAATGAAGCACGCGTTGGCGTGCGCTGCGCCATTCGCGATCACATGCCGATGGTCGGTGCCGTGCCGAACTACACCGCAACGCTGGAGAACTATCAGGATTTGATGACGAAAAAATCCACGCCAGAATCCCTTCTCTCAGCGCCGGTTTATCCCGATTTATTCATGATCGGTGGGCTAGGCTCGCGTGGCTTATGCAGCGCTCCGTTATGTGCTGAAGTGCTCGCTGCGCAAATTTATGGCGAAGCGATACCGCTCGAGCAAGACGTCTTGGACGCATTGAATCCAAACAGAATGTGGGTGCGGAAATTATTGAAGGGAAAAGCGGTTTAA
- the hypT gene encoding hypochlorite stress DNA-binding transcriptional regulator HypT gives MSIVHNIETKWLYDFLTLEECRNFSQAAVKRNLSQPAFSRRIRSLEQAAGVELFNREVSPLQLTEPGKVFHSQVRNLLQQLESNLTELRGGSDFIEHKIKIAAAHSLSLGLLPSIVKQMPSRFAYAVEAIDVDSAVNTLREGKSDFIFSYHDEYLLQAPFAHIRLFEAQLFPVCACDELGQPLYSLEQHDFPLLNYSQTSYMGRLVNRMLAKNTHLSFRTVFVSSMSELLKQVALDGSGVAWLPDCLISPELEQGTLVRLDEEALTIPIYAYAYRMDTRMSMTAESFWRDLKKLFHTE, from the coding sequence ATGAGCATTGTGCACAATATTGAAACGAAATGGCTGTATGACTTTTTAACCTTGGAAGAATGCCGCAATTTTTCTCAAGCCGCAGTAAAGCGCAATCTGTCGCAGCCCGCTTTCAGCCGTCGAATTCGTTCCTTAGAGCAGGCCGCTGGCGTTGAGTTATTCAACCGAGAAGTTTCCCCCCTACAGTTGACTGAACCCGGTAAGGTATTTCACTCGCAGGTGCGAAATTTATTACAGCAGCTGGAAAGCAACCTCACCGAGCTACGCGGCGGCAGCGATTTTATTGAGCATAAAATTAAGATAGCGGCTGCGCATTCATTATCGTTAGGGCTGTTGCCCTCTATCGTGAAGCAAATGCCGAGCCGTTTTGCCTACGCGGTTGAAGCCATAGACGTGGACAGCGCGGTTAACACGCTGCGTGAAGGGAAAAGCGATTTTATATTTTCCTATCACGACGAGTATTTATTGCAGGCACCTTTCGCACATATTCGCTTATTCGAAGCCCAGCTGTTTCCTGTTTGCGCCTGTGATGAGCTGGGGCAGCCACTTTACTCGTTGGAACAGCACGATTTTCCACTGCTAAATTACAGTCAAACGTCGTACATGGGACGTTTGGTCAATCGAATGTTGGCCAAAAATACGCATCTGAGTTTTCGTACCGTGTTTGTTTCATCAATGAGTGAGTTATTAAAGCAGGTTGCGCTTGATGGCTCAGGGGTGGCATGGCTGCCAGATTGTTTGATTTCACCTGAGTTAGAGCAGGGGACGTTGGTCCGTTTGGACGAAGAGGCACTCACTATCCCTATTTATGCTTACGCGTATCGAATGGATACGCGAATGAGCATGACCGCTGAAAGCTTTTGGCGCGATCTGAAAAAACTATTCCACACCGAGTAA
- a CDS encoding YgdI/YgdR family lipoprotein, whose product MKKILSMLCIGAAVLMVAGCSSDYVMSTKSGEMIVTQGKPKIDKDTGMTSYVDQDGVNRQINTNDVAQMIEKE is encoded by the coding sequence ATGAAAAAAATTCTTTCGATGCTCTGTATCGGCGCAGCTGTTTTGATGGTGGCCGGTTGTTCCAGTGACTATGTGATGTCGACGAAATCAGGGGAGATGATCGTCACGCAGGGGAAACCAAAAATTGATAAAGATACAGGGATGACCAGCTACGTCGATCAGGATGGAGTCAATCGTCAGATCAATACCAATGACGTTGCACAGATGATTGAAAAAGAATAA